Proteins from one Setaria italica strain Yugu1 chromosome V, Setaria_italica_v2.0, whole genome shotgun sequence genomic window:
- the LOC101784478 gene encoding TPR repeat-containing protein ZIP4, which translates to MKISELSPEYRQPPPHAGLLTDLNRVVADVEAFDTSDPSSPEKLAADLRRLLTKLASAASSSPSGLDEAFRLKVWNLGFRLWNACVDRANHSFPARVAEAEIRQAAPELLLVAGLPEDIPNARAKAASFFHRTGLIWLELGRADLASACFEKATPLVSAADTEGDRAVLLDLNLARARAASSAGEQALAVALLSRSKPLAAASPEGVKALAEEYLRIGKVALATKPPDPALDASNLLTEALDLCEKAAASPSRATPPTPGSTPATPNLQVIKDQCLRFLAVERLEANDYEGTLRCIRVWRASLGLGEEHPSIGFMALRACLGSGNLAEAEMELETLMANAEAPDCVCVSAAELYLASRGADAAFKVLVALAARCRAGAAAAAAVRVLKKVVENAGGGTGRARAISELVSDERVVKLFDGPANTHERSTMHALLWTCGTEHFHAKNYEISADLIERSMLYVSRDEESRSRRASCFRVLCLCHMALQHLDRAQEFIIEAEKVEPNIRCAFLKFKILLQKKEEGEAIKLLKTMVGYLDFNPEFLTLSVHEAIACKSVGVAIAALTFLLGRYSAGKPMPMPMTEAAVRRNLIALFLREPGSEAEILKYSRRAKLRMAELGMEAIFGKGTVGLRERNWFAVSTWNMAVKMAKEKKHDYCSEFFELAAEFFSSGNGEDDANRLLACKSLIMSVSAMLLAEELNKSPLSDSDLKKGVEMLSRAGKLLPLTLPSAPVTSDQLEDNNLLFLHTFNFYHLLNRMDTSAHPQQLQLVKNFAASKACTPGHLLRLEEIASQGTQPNLQVAEFLLKASITTALASHSPNYGIISTALRRLVGVAGLQDFSGSMSDAVYDVFRQAYQIVVGLRDGEYPFEEGKWLAMTAWNKSNLALRLGQRSVARKWMKMGIDLARHFESMKQYVSGMDEYFEHFQKVSGKEPDECSQQDGAPSISLSGSVSQPGLV; encoded by the exons ATGAAGATCTCCGAGCTCTCCCCCGAGtaccggcagccgccgccgcacgccggccTCCTCACCGACCTCAACAGGGTCGTCGCCGACGTCGAGGCGTTCGACACCTCCGATCCCTCCTCCCCGGAGAAGCTCGCCGCCgatctccgccgcctcctcaccaagctcgcctccgccgcctcgtctTCCCCCTCGGGCCTCGACGAGGCGTTCAGGCTCAAGGTGTGGAACCTCGGCTTCCGCCTCTGGAACGCGTGCGTCGACCGCGCCAACCACAGCTTCCCCGCGAGGGTCGCGGAGGCGGAGATCCGgcaggcggcgccggagctcctcctcgtcgctggCCTCCCCGAAGACATCCCCAACGCCCGAGCGAAGGCGGCGTCCTTTTTCCACCGCACCGGGCTGATCTGGCTTGAACTCGGCCGCGCCGACCTCGCCTCCGCCTGCTTCGAGAAGGCCACGCCGCTGGTCTCCGCCGCCGACACGGAAGGGGATCGGGCCGTCCTGCTGGACCTCAACCtcgcgcgggcgcgcgcggcgtccaGCGCGGGCGAGCAAGCTCTCGCCGTCGCGCTGCTGAGCCGGTCCAAGCCCCTCGCGGCGGCGTCTCCCGAGGGCGTCAAGGCTCTCGCCGAGGAGTACCTCCGCATCGGCAAGGTCGCTCTCGCCACGAAACCCCCGGATCCCGCCCTCGACGCGTCCAACCTCTTAACCGAGGCGCTTGATCTCTGTGAGAAGGCCGCGGCCTCCCCCTCCCGCGCCACTCCGCCGACCCCGGGATCCACTCCTGCGACTCCGAATCTCCAAGTGATCAAGGATCAATGCCtccgcttcctcgccgtcgagcGTCTCGAAGCCAACGACTACGAGGGCACCCTGCGCTGTATCAGGGTCTGGAGAGCCTCGCTGGGGCTGGGGGAGGAGCATCCCAGCATTGGGTTCATGGCACTGCGCGCGTGCCTCGGCAGCGGGAACTTGGCGGAGGCCGAGATGGAGCTCGAGACGCTCATGGCGAACGCCGAAGCGCCGGACTGTGTGTGCGTGTCGGCGGCTGAGCTGTACCTTGCCAGCAGGGGGGCCGATGCTGCGTTTAAGGTGCTCGTTGCGCTTGCCGCACGGTGCCGTGCCGGTgcggcagctgctgcagcagtgAGGGTGTTGAAGAAGGTGGTTGAGAATGCAGGGGGCGGAACTGGGCGTGCAAGAGCGATCTCTGAGCTCGTGTCGGATGAGAGGGTGGTAAAGCTGTTCGATGGCCCTGCTAACACCCACGAGCGTAGCACAATGCATGCACTGCTATGGACCTG TGGCACTGAGCATTTCCACGCAAAGAACTATGAGATCAGTGCGGATTTGATTGAGAGATCGATGCTTTATGTTTCCCGTGACGAGGAAAGCAGATCCCGCCGCGCAAGCTGCTTCCGAGTACTTTGCCTTTGCCATATGGCACTTCAGCATCTCGATCGTGCCCAGGAGTTTATCATTGAGGCCGAAAAG GTTGAACCCAATATCCGCTGTGCTTTTCTGAAG tttaagATCCTTCTGCAGAAGAAGGAGGAAGGTGAGGCTATCAAGCTGCTGAAAACCATGGTGGGCTATCTAGACTTCAACCCTGAGTTCCTGACACTCTCAGTTCATGAAGCTATTGCCTGCAAGTCTGTCGGTGTGGCTATTGCTGCATTGACCTTCCTTCTAGGCCGATACTCTGCTGGAAAgccaatgccaatgccaatGACAGAGGCTGCTGTCCGCCGGAACCTTATAGCCCTCTTTCTCCGTGAGCCAGGCTCTGAGGCTGAGATCCTGAAGTACTCAAGACGTGCCAAGCTACGGATGGCTGAGCTTGGAATGGAAGCTATTTTTGGGAAGGGAACTGTAGGGCTGCGTGAACGGAATTGGTTTGCAGTCAGTACATGGAATATGGCTGTAAAGATGGCAAAGGAGAAGAAGCATGATTACTGTAGTGAGTTCTTTGAGCTTGCAGCTGAATTTTTCAGCTCAGGTAATGGTGAAGATGATGCTAACCGTCTCTTGGCTTGCAAATCATTGATCATGAGTGTCAGTGCCATGCTCCTTGCTGAGGAGCTAAACAAATCTCCATTATCAGACTCTGACCTTAAAAAGGGCGTTGAGATGCTCAGCAGAGCTGGCAAG CTATTACCCTTGACTTTGCCTTCAGCTCCAGTGACCTCTGATCAATTGGAGGATAACAACTTGCTTTTTCTTCATACCTTCAACTTCTACCATCTTCTCAACAGGATGGACACTAGTGCACACCCTCAGCAGCTCCAATTAGTCAAGAATTTTGCAGCATCTAAAGCATGTACACCAGGTCATCTTCTCAGACTTGAAGAAATAGCTTCTCAAGGTACCCAACCAAACCTACAGGTTGCTGAGTTTCTCCTGAAGGCCAGCATCACTACTGCCCTTGCTTCTCACTCGCCAAACTATGGGATAATCAGCACTGCCCTCAGAAGGCTAGTAGGCGTTGCTGGTCTCCAAGACTTCAGTGGTAGCATGAGTGATGCAGTCTATGACGTATTTCGACAAGCTTACCAGATTGTGGTTGGACTTAGAGATGGTGAATATCCATTTGAGGAAGGGAAGTGGCTTGCAATGACTGCATGGAACAAGTCAAATTTAGCTTTGCGGCTTGGGCAACGTTCAGTTGCTAGAAAATGGATGAAGATGGGAATAGATCTTGCTCGGCATTTTGAGAGCATGAAGCAGTACGTATCAGGAATGGATGAATACTTTGAGCATTTTCAGAAAGTATCCGGTAAAGAACCTGATGAATGTAGCCAGCAAGATGGGGCACCAAGTATTAGCTTGTCTGGTAGCGTGTCTCAACCTGGATTAGTTTAG